One Paroedura picta isolate Pp20150507F chromosome 3, Ppicta_v3.0, whole genome shotgun sequence genomic window carries:
- the LOC143831616 gene encoding uncharacterized protein LOC143831616 isoform X6, protein MQENYENVISLAEEIAISWPRITAFAESHRRRGLAPADDGMMSDNGNEEEEEEEEEEEEVAAAVTTQEGGEDGGENVAVEKVVAQPDPLLEKSKEKASHESQGQAASEEQSKKPPGKKLGSKPATHRGFKKFSPRGHHGLLGHAGRCLDCGKGFGFGKRSRQHGGPVLEKPYKCPECGKSFRLNSTLVTHQRRHAGTKPYRCAECGKSFSVGSAFIQHQRSHAGKKAGAAPARPCECNVCGKSFGLPAHLVEHQKQHLEEKPFKCAECGKGFNWNSHLERHRRIHTGEKPYVCEDCGRAFAWSSHLDRHRRIHSGSSQASPCKCCLAPAAAAPASKASTKPYRCGDCGKGFSKNAALSKHRRAHHAAEKPYVCEDCGKSFGLNGALRQHRRSRHPGDSAKPYACGDCGKSFAWSSHLDRHRRIHAGDKPYHCDDCGKGFSQSSHVERHRRVHRSAELPPCRCADCGSPGARRRRRRGALLPCKCSDCGKSFLWRRPACGECGRGGGEGVRHQGTQTGEKPYSCGDCGKRFAQNSALAKHRRMHTGEKPYKCSECGKSFSVRSNLLKHQRTHLGEKPYKCADCGKGFIQKSDLTKHRRMHTGEKPYACGDCGKCFSVSSNLIKHQRIHLGEKPYACGDCGKAFIQRSELTIHQRTHTGEKPYKCGVCGKGFSRSSHLNRHQHTHSSDKAPAVPPKPAAPLPASAFSASFASPGPLPTLSSFPSPPSPLPLPSLDLPWALPFPVRNFQHPSFPSPAPSGAQASSLIN, encoded by the coding sequence cagatgatgggatgatgAGTGACAAtgggaatgaggaggaggaggaggaggaagaagaagaggaggaggtggcagcggcAGTGACAACACAAGAGGGAGGAGAAGATGGTGGAGAGAACGTTGCAGTGGAGAAAGTGGTCGCCCAACCAGACCCTCTGCTGGAGAAGTCCAAGGAGAAGGCCAGCCATGAAagccagggccaagcagcctcgGAGGAGCAGTCAAAGAAGCCCCCGGGGAAGAAACTGGGCAGCAAGCCAGCCACTCACCGGGGCTTCAAGAAGTTCTCCCCTCGAGGCCACCACGGGCTGCTGGGCCACGCCGGGCGGTGCCTCGACTGCGGGAAGGGCTTTGGCTTTGGCAAGCGCTCCCGGCAGCACGGCGGCCCCGTCCtggagaagccctacaagtgccCCGAGTGCGGCAAGAGCTTCCGCCTCAACTCCACCCTGGTGACCCACCAGCGGCGCCACGCCGGCACCAAGCCCTACCGCTGCGCCGAGTGCGGCAAGAGCTTCAGCGTCGGCTCGGCCTTCATCCAGCACCAGCGCAGCCACGCGGGCAAGAAGGCGGGGGCCGCCCCGGCCCGGCCGTGCGAGTGCAACGTCTGCGGGAAGAGCTTCGGCCTCCCGGCCCACCTCGTCGAGCACCAGAAGCAGCACCTGGAGGAGAAGCCCTTCAAGTGCGCCGAGTGCGGCAAGGGCTTCAACTGGAACTCGCACCTGGAGCGCCACCGGcgcatccacaccggggagaagccctacgtCTGCGAGGACTGCGGCCGGGCCTTCGCCTGGAGCTCCCACCTGGACCGCCACCGGCGCATCCACTCGGGCTCCTCCCAGGCTTCCCCGTGCAAGTGCTGCCTGGCTCCCGCCGCCGCGGCACCGGCGAGCAAAGCCAGCACCAAGCCCTACCGCTGCGGGGACTGCGGGAAAGGGTTCAGCAAGAACGCGGCGCTGTCCAAGCACCGCCGCGCTCACCATGCCGCGGAGAAGCCCTACGTCTGCGAGGACTGCGGCAAGAGCTTCGGGCTGAACGGGGCCCTGCGGCAGCACCGGCGCTCCCGGCACCCCGGCGACTCCGCCAAGCCCTACGCCTGCGGCGACTGCGGGAAGAGCTTTGCCTGGAGCTCCCACCTGGACCGCCACCGCCGCATCCACGCCGGCGACAAGCCCTACCACTGCGACGACTGCGGCAAGGGCTTCTCGCAGAGCTCCCACGTGGAGCGGCACCGGCGCGTGCACAGGAGCGCGGAGCTCCCGCCCTGCCGTTGCGCGGACTGCGGTTCCCCGGGGGCCCGGCGGAGGCGCCGGCGCGGGGCCTTGCTGCCCTGCAAGTGCAGCGATTGCGGCAAGAGTTTCCTCTGGCGGCGGCCGGCCTGCGGCGAGTGCGGGaggggcggcggggagggcgtgCGGCACCAGGGCACTCAGACGGGCGAGAAGCCCTACTCCTGCGGGGACTGCGGCAAGCGCTTCGCCCAGAACTCGGCCCTGGCCAAGCACCGGCGCATGCACACCGgcgagaagccctacaagtgcagcgagtgcgggaagagcttcagcgtGCGCTCCAACCTGCTGAAGCACCAGCGCACCCACCTGGgcgagaagccctacaagtgcgCCGACTGCGGGAAGGGCTTCATCCAGAAGTCTGACCTCACCAAGCACCGGCGCAtgcacacgggcgagaagccctacGCGTGCGGGGACTGCGGCAAGTGCTTCAGCGTCAGCTCCAACCTCATCAAACACCAGCGCATCCACCTGGGCGAGAAGCCCTACGCGTGCGGGGACTGCGGCAAGGCCTTCATCCAGCGCTCGGAGCTCACCATCCACCAGcgcacccacaccggggagaagccctacaagtgcgGCGTCTGCGGCAAAGGCTTCAGCCGCAGCTCCCACCTCAACCGCCACCAGCACACCCACAGCAGTGACAAGGCCCCCGCCGTTCCCCCCAAGCCTGCCGCTCCTCTCCCCGCCTCAGCCTTCTCTGCCTCCTTTGCTTCGCcgggccccctccccactctctcttccttcccttctcctccctcccctctccccctcccttctctggatCTACCCTGGGCCCTGCCTTTCCCTGTCCGGAATTTCCAGCATCCGTCCTTCCCTTCACCTGCCCCGTCCGGGGCCCAGGCCTCTTCCTTGATCAACTAg
- the LOC143831616 gene encoding uncharacterized protein LOC143831616 isoform X11 — protein MQENYENVISLEEIAISWPRITAFAESHRRRGLAPDDGMMSDNGNEEEEEEEEEEEEVAAAVTTQEGGEDGGENVAVEKVVAQPDPLLEKSKEKASHESQGQAASEEQSKKPPGKKLGSKPATHRGFKKFSPRGHHGLLGHAGRCLDCGKGFGFGKRSRQHGGPVLEKPYKCPECGKSFRLNSTLVTHQRRHAGTKPYRCAECGKSFSVGSAFIQHQRSHAGKKAGAAPARPCECNVCGKSFGLPAHLVEHQKQHLEEKPFKCAECGKGFNWNSHLERHRRIHTGEKPYVCEDCGRAFAWSSHLDRHRRIHSGSSQASPCKCCLAPAAAAPASKASTKPYRCGDCGKGFSKNAALSKHRRAHHAAEKPYVCEDCGKSFGLNGALRQHRRSRHPGDSAKPYACGDCGKSFAWSSHLDRHRRIHAGDKPYHCDDCGKGFSQSSHVERHRRVHRSAELPPCRCADCGSPGARRRRRRGALLPCKCSDCGKSFLWRRPACGECGRGGGEGVRHQGTQTGEKPYSCGDCGKRFAQNSALAKHRRMHTGEKPYKCSECGKSFSVRSNLLKHQRTHLGEKPYKCADCGKGFIQKSDLTKHRRMHTGEKPYACGDCGKCFSVSSNLIKHQRIHLGEKPYACGDCGKAFIQRSELTIHQRTHTGEKPYKCGVCGKGFSRSSHLNRHQHTHSSDKAPAVPPKPAAPLPASAFSASFASPGPLPTLSSFPSPPSPLPLPSLDLPWALPFPVRNFQHPSFPSPAPSGAQASSLIN, from the coding sequence atgatgggatgatgAGTGACAAtgggaatgaggaggaggaggaggaggaagaagaagaggaggaggtggcagcggcAGTGACAACACAAGAGGGAGGAGAAGATGGTGGAGAGAACGTTGCAGTGGAGAAAGTGGTCGCCCAACCAGACCCTCTGCTGGAGAAGTCCAAGGAGAAGGCCAGCCATGAAagccagggccaagcagcctcgGAGGAGCAGTCAAAGAAGCCCCCGGGGAAGAAACTGGGCAGCAAGCCAGCCACTCACCGGGGCTTCAAGAAGTTCTCCCCTCGAGGCCACCACGGGCTGCTGGGCCACGCCGGGCGGTGCCTCGACTGCGGGAAGGGCTTTGGCTTTGGCAAGCGCTCCCGGCAGCACGGCGGCCCCGTCCtggagaagccctacaagtgccCCGAGTGCGGCAAGAGCTTCCGCCTCAACTCCACCCTGGTGACCCACCAGCGGCGCCACGCCGGCACCAAGCCCTACCGCTGCGCCGAGTGCGGCAAGAGCTTCAGCGTCGGCTCGGCCTTCATCCAGCACCAGCGCAGCCACGCGGGCAAGAAGGCGGGGGCCGCCCCGGCCCGGCCGTGCGAGTGCAACGTCTGCGGGAAGAGCTTCGGCCTCCCGGCCCACCTCGTCGAGCACCAGAAGCAGCACCTGGAGGAGAAGCCCTTCAAGTGCGCCGAGTGCGGCAAGGGCTTCAACTGGAACTCGCACCTGGAGCGCCACCGGcgcatccacaccggggagaagccctacgtCTGCGAGGACTGCGGCCGGGCCTTCGCCTGGAGCTCCCACCTGGACCGCCACCGGCGCATCCACTCGGGCTCCTCCCAGGCTTCCCCGTGCAAGTGCTGCCTGGCTCCCGCCGCCGCGGCACCGGCGAGCAAAGCCAGCACCAAGCCCTACCGCTGCGGGGACTGCGGGAAAGGGTTCAGCAAGAACGCGGCGCTGTCCAAGCACCGCCGCGCTCACCATGCCGCGGAGAAGCCCTACGTCTGCGAGGACTGCGGCAAGAGCTTCGGGCTGAACGGGGCCCTGCGGCAGCACCGGCGCTCCCGGCACCCCGGCGACTCCGCCAAGCCCTACGCCTGCGGCGACTGCGGGAAGAGCTTTGCCTGGAGCTCCCACCTGGACCGCCACCGCCGCATCCACGCCGGCGACAAGCCCTACCACTGCGACGACTGCGGCAAGGGCTTCTCGCAGAGCTCCCACGTGGAGCGGCACCGGCGCGTGCACAGGAGCGCGGAGCTCCCGCCCTGCCGTTGCGCGGACTGCGGTTCCCCGGGGGCCCGGCGGAGGCGCCGGCGCGGGGCCTTGCTGCCCTGCAAGTGCAGCGATTGCGGCAAGAGTTTCCTCTGGCGGCGGCCGGCCTGCGGCGAGTGCGGGaggggcggcggggagggcgtgCGGCACCAGGGCACTCAGACGGGCGAGAAGCCCTACTCCTGCGGGGACTGCGGCAAGCGCTTCGCCCAGAACTCGGCCCTGGCCAAGCACCGGCGCATGCACACCGgcgagaagccctacaagtgcagcgagtgcgggaagagcttcagcgtGCGCTCCAACCTGCTGAAGCACCAGCGCACCCACCTGGgcgagaagccctacaagtgcgCCGACTGCGGGAAGGGCTTCATCCAGAAGTCTGACCTCACCAAGCACCGGCGCAtgcacacgggcgagaagccctacGCGTGCGGGGACTGCGGCAAGTGCTTCAGCGTCAGCTCCAACCTCATCAAACACCAGCGCATCCACCTGGGCGAGAAGCCCTACGCGTGCGGGGACTGCGGCAAGGCCTTCATCCAGCGCTCGGAGCTCACCATCCACCAGcgcacccacaccggggagaagccctacaagtgcgGCGTCTGCGGCAAAGGCTTCAGCCGCAGCTCCCACCTCAACCGCCACCAGCACACCCACAGCAGTGACAAGGCCCCCGCCGTTCCCCCCAAGCCTGCCGCTCCTCTCCCCGCCTCAGCCTTCTCTGCCTCCTTTGCTTCGCcgggccccctccccactctctcttccttcccttctcctccctcccctctccccctcccttctctggatCTACCCTGGGCCCTGCCTTTCCCTGTCCGGAATTTCCAGCATCCGTCCTTCCCTTCACCTGCCCCGTCCGGGGCCCAGGCCTCTTCCTTGATCAACTAg
- the LOC143831616 gene encoding uncharacterized protein LOC143831616 isoform X9, with amino-acid sequence MQENYENVISLEEIAISWPRITAFAESHRRRGLAPADDGMMSDNGNEEEEEEEEEEEEVAAAVTTQEGGEDGGENVAVEKVVAQPDPLLEKSKEKASHESQGQAASEEQSKKPPGKKLGSKPATHRGFKKFSPRGHHGLLGHAGRCLDCGKGFGFGKRSRQHGGPVLEKPYKCPECGKSFRLNSTLVTHQRRHAGTKPYRCAECGKSFSVGSAFIQHQRSHAGKKAGAAPARPCECNVCGKSFGLPAHLVEHQKQHLEEKPFKCAECGKGFNWNSHLERHRRIHTGEKPYVCEDCGRAFAWSSHLDRHRRIHSGSSQASPCKCCLAPAAAAPASKASTKPYRCGDCGKGFSKNAALSKHRRAHHAAEKPYVCEDCGKSFGLNGALRQHRRSRHPGDSAKPYACGDCGKSFAWSSHLDRHRRIHAGDKPYHCDDCGKGFSQSSHVERHRRVHRSAELPPCRCADCGSPGARRRRRRGALLPCKCSDCGKSFLWRRPACGECGRGGGEGVRHQGTQTGEKPYSCGDCGKRFAQNSALAKHRRMHTGEKPYKCSECGKSFSVRSNLLKHQRTHLGEKPYKCADCGKGFIQKSDLTKHRRMHTGEKPYACGDCGKCFSVSSNLIKHQRIHLGEKPYACGDCGKAFIQRSELTIHQRTHTGEKPYKCGVCGKGFSRSSHLNRHQHTHSSDKAPAVPPKPAAPLPASAFSASFASPGPLPTLSSFPSPPSPLPLPSLDLPWALPFPVRNFQHPSFPSPAPSGAQASSLIN; translated from the coding sequence cagatgatgggatgatgAGTGACAAtgggaatgaggaggaggaggaggaggaagaagaagaggaggaggtggcagcggcAGTGACAACACAAGAGGGAGGAGAAGATGGTGGAGAGAACGTTGCAGTGGAGAAAGTGGTCGCCCAACCAGACCCTCTGCTGGAGAAGTCCAAGGAGAAGGCCAGCCATGAAagccagggccaagcagcctcgGAGGAGCAGTCAAAGAAGCCCCCGGGGAAGAAACTGGGCAGCAAGCCAGCCACTCACCGGGGCTTCAAGAAGTTCTCCCCTCGAGGCCACCACGGGCTGCTGGGCCACGCCGGGCGGTGCCTCGACTGCGGGAAGGGCTTTGGCTTTGGCAAGCGCTCCCGGCAGCACGGCGGCCCCGTCCtggagaagccctacaagtgccCCGAGTGCGGCAAGAGCTTCCGCCTCAACTCCACCCTGGTGACCCACCAGCGGCGCCACGCCGGCACCAAGCCCTACCGCTGCGCCGAGTGCGGCAAGAGCTTCAGCGTCGGCTCGGCCTTCATCCAGCACCAGCGCAGCCACGCGGGCAAGAAGGCGGGGGCCGCCCCGGCCCGGCCGTGCGAGTGCAACGTCTGCGGGAAGAGCTTCGGCCTCCCGGCCCACCTCGTCGAGCACCAGAAGCAGCACCTGGAGGAGAAGCCCTTCAAGTGCGCCGAGTGCGGCAAGGGCTTCAACTGGAACTCGCACCTGGAGCGCCACCGGcgcatccacaccggggagaagccctacgtCTGCGAGGACTGCGGCCGGGCCTTCGCCTGGAGCTCCCACCTGGACCGCCACCGGCGCATCCACTCGGGCTCCTCCCAGGCTTCCCCGTGCAAGTGCTGCCTGGCTCCCGCCGCCGCGGCACCGGCGAGCAAAGCCAGCACCAAGCCCTACCGCTGCGGGGACTGCGGGAAAGGGTTCAGCAAGAACGCGGCGCTGTCCAAGCACCGCCGCGCTCACCATGCCGCGGAGAAGCCCTACGTCTGCGAGGACTGCGGCAAGAGCTTCGGGCTGAACGGGGCCCTGCGGCAGCACCGGCGCTCCCGGCACCCCGGCGACTCCGCCAAGCCCTACGCCTGCGGCGACTGCGGGAAGAGCTTTGCCTGGAGCTCCCACCTGGACCGCCACCGCCGCATCCACGCCGGCGACAAGCCCTACCACTGCGACGACTGCGGCAAGGGCTTCTCGCAGAGCTCCCACGTGGAGCGGCACCGGCGCGTGCACAGGAGCGCGGAGCTCCCGCCCTGCCGTTGCGCGGACTGCGGTTCCCCGGGGGCCCGGCGGAGGCGCCGGCGCGGGGCCTTGCTGCCCTGCAAGTGCAGCGATTGCGGCAAGAGTTTCCTCTGGCGGCGGCCGGCCTGCGGCGAGTGCGGGaggggcggcggggagggcgtgCGGCACCAGGGCACTCAGACGGGCGAGAAGCCCTACTCCTGCGGGGACTGCGGCAAGCGCTTCGCCCAGAACTCGGCCCTGGCCAAGCACCGGCGCATGCACACCGgcgagaagccctacaagtgcagcgagtgcgggaagagcttcagcgtGCGCTCCAACCTGCTGAAGCACCAGCGCACCCACCTGGgcgagaagccctacaagtgcgCCGACTGCGGGAAGGGCTTCATCCAGAAGTCTGACCTCACCAAGCACCGGCGCAtgcacacgggcgagaagccctacGCGTGCGGGGACTGCGGCAAGTGCTTCAGCGTCAGCTCCAACCTCATCAAACACCAGCGCATCCACCTGGGCGAGAAGCCCTACGCGTGCGGGGACTGCGGCAAGGCCTTCATCCAGCGCTCGGAGCTCACCATCCACCAGcgcacccacaccggggagaagccctacaagtgcgGCGTCTGCGGCAAAGGCTTCAGCCGCAGCTCCCACCTCAACCGCCACCAGCACACCCACAGCAGTGACAAGGCCCCCGCCGTTCCCCCCAAGCCTGCCGCTCCTCTCCCCGCCTCAGCCTTCTCTGCCTCCTTTGCTTCGCcgggccccctccccactctctcttccttcccttctcctccctcccctctccccctcccttctctggatCTACCCTGGGCCCTGCCTTTCCCTGTCCGGAATTTCCAGCATCCGTCCTTCCCTTCACCTGCCCCGTCCGGGGCCCAGGCCTCTTCCTTGATCAACTAg
- the LOC143831616 gene encoding uncharacterized protein LOC143831616 isoform X7 → MEFSWFQQDLPSAEEIAISWPRITAFAESHRRRGLAPDDGMMSDNGNEEEEEEEEEEEEVAAAVTTQEGGEDGGENVAVEKVVAQPDPLLEKSKEKASHESQGQAASEEQSKKPPGKKLGSKPATHRGFKKFSPRGHHGLLGHAGRCLDCGKGFGFGKRSRQHGGPVLEKPYKCPECGKSFRLNSTLVTHQRRHAGTKPYRCAECGKSFSVGSAFIQHQRSHAGKKAGAAPARPCECNVCGKSFGLPAHLVEHQKQHLEEKPFKCAECGKGFNWNSHLERHRRIHTGEKPYVCEDCGRAFAWSSHLDRHRRIHSGSSQASPCKCCLAPAAAAPASKASTKPYRCGDCGKGFSKNAALSKHRRAHHAAEKPYVCEDCGKSFGLNGALRQHRRSRHPGDSAKPYACGDCGKSFAWSSHLDRHRRIHAGDKPYHCDDCGKGFSQSSHVERHRRVHRSAELPPCRCADCGSPGARRRRRRGALLPCKCSDCGKSFLWRRPACGECGRGGGEGVRHQGTQTGEKPYSCGDCGKRFAQNSALAKHRRMHTGEKPYKCSECGKSFSVRSNLLKHQRTHLGEKPYKCADCGKGFIQKSDLTKHRRMHTGEKPYACGDCGKCFSVSSNLIKHQRIHLGEKPYACGDCGKAFIQRSELTIHQRTHTGEKPYKCGVCGKGFSRSSHLNRHQHTHSSDKAPAVPPKPAAPLPASAFSASFASPGPLPTLSSFPSPPSPLPLPSLDLPWALPFPVRNFQHPSFPSPAPSGAQASSLIN, encoded by the coding sequence atgatgggatgatgAGTGACAAtgggaatgaggaggaggaggaggaggaagaagaagaggaggaggtggcagcggcAGTGACAACACAAGAGGGAGGAGAAGATGGTGGAGAGAACGTTGCAGTGGAGAAAGTGGTCGCCCAACCAGACCCTCTGCTGGAGAAGTCCAAGGAGAAGGCCAGCCATGAAagccagggccaagcagcctcgGAGGAGCAGTCAAAGAAGCCCCCGGGGAAGAAACTGGGCAGCAAGCCAGCCACTCACCGGGGCTTCAAGAAGTTCTCCCCTCGAGGCCACCACGGGCTGCTGGGCCACGCCGGGCGGTGCCTCGACTGCGGGAAGGGCTTTGGCTTTGGCAAGCGCTCCCGGCAGCACGGCGGCCCCGTCCtggagaagccctacaagtgccCCGAGTGCGGCAAGAGCTTCCGCCTCAACTCCACCCTGGTGACCCACCAGCGGCGCCACGCCGGCACCAAGCCCTACCGCTGCGCCGAGTGCGGCAAGAGCTTCAGCGTCGGCTCGGCCTTCATCCAGCACCAGCGCAGCCACGCGGGCAAGAAGGCGGGGGCCGCCCCGGCCCGGCCGTGCGAGTGCAACGTCTGCGGGAAGAGCTTCGGCCTCCCGGCCCACCTCGTCGAGCACCAGAAGCAGCACCTGGAGGAGAAGCCCTTCAAGTGCGCCGAGTGCGGCAAGGGCTTCAACTGGAACTCGCACCTGGAGCGCCACCGGcgcatccacaccggggagaagccctacgtCTGCGAGGACTGCGGCCGGGCCTTCGCCTGGAGCTCCCACCTGGACCGCCACCGGCGCATCCACTCGGGCTCCTCCCAGGCTTCCCCGTGCAAGTGCTGCCTGGCTCCCGCCGCCGCGGCACCGGCGAGCAAAGCCAGCACCAAGCCCTACCGCTGCGGGGACTGCGGGAAAGGGTTCAGCAAGAACGCGGCGCTGTCCAAGCACCGCCGCGCTCACCATGCCGCGGAGAAGCCCTACGTCTGCGAGGACTGCGGCAAGAGCTTCGGGCTGAACGGGGCCCTGCGGCAGCACCGGCGCTCCCGGCACCCCGGCGACTCCGCCAAGCCCTACGCCTGCGGCGACTGCGGGAAGAGCTTTGCCTGGAGCTCCCACCTGGACCGCCACCGCCGCATCCACGCCGGCGACAAGCCCTACCACTGCGACGACTGCGGCAAGGGCTTCTCGCAGAGCTCCCACGTGGAGCGGCACCGGCGCGTGCACAGGAGCGCGGAGCTCCCGCCCTGCCGTTGCGCGGACTGCGGTTCCCCGGGGGCCCGGCGGAGGCGCCGGCGCGGGGCCTTGCTGCCCTGCAAGTGCAGCGATTGCGGCAAGAGTTTCCTCTGGCGGCGGCCGGCCTGCGGCGAGTGCGGGaggggcggcggggagggcgtgCGGCACCAGGGCACTCAGACGGGCGAGAAGCCCTACTCCTGCGGGGACTGCGGCAAGCGCTTCGCCCAGAACTCGGCCCTGGCCAAGCACCGGCGCATGCACACCGgcgagaagccctacaagtgcagcgagtgcgggaagagcttcagcgtGCGCTCCAACCTGCTGAAGCACCAGCGCACCCACCTGGgcgagaagccctacaagtgcgCCGACTGCGGGAAGGGCTTCATCCAGAAGTCTGACCTCACCAAGCACCGGCGCAtgcacacgggcgagaagccctacGCGTGCGGGGACTGCGGCAAGTGCTTCAGCGTCAGCTCCAACCTCATCAAACACCAGCGCATCCACCTGGGCGAGAAGCCCTACGCGTGCGGGGACTGCGGCAAGGCCTTCATCCAGCGCTCGGAGCTCACCATCCACCAGcgcacccacaccggggagaagccctacaagtgcgGCGTCTGCGGCAAAGGCTTCAGCCGCAGCTCCCACCTCAACCGCCACCAGCACACCCACAGCAGTGACAAGGCCCCCGCCGTTCCCCCCAAGCCTGCCGCTCCTCTCCCCGCCTCAGCCTTCTCTGCCTCCTTTGCTTCGCcgggccccctccccactctctcttccttcccttctcctccctcccctctccccctcccttctctggatCTACCCTGGGCCCTGCCTTTCCCTGTCCGGAATTTCCAGCATCCGTCCTTCCCTTCACCTGCCCCGTCCGGGGCCCAGGCCTCTTCCTTGATCAACTAg